Proteins encoded in a region of the Vicia villosa cultivar HV-30 ecotype Madison, WI linkage group LG5, Vvil1.0, whole genome shotgun sequence genome:
- the LOC131601044 gene encoding putative glucose-6-phosphate 1-epimerase has translation MRREIREERDMSQKPVYVKQSIGVNGLEKIILKEVRGFSAEVYLYGGQVTSWKNERGEELLFVSSKANFNPPKSIRGGIPICFPQFSNLGSLDHHGFARNKLWTLDPNPPPFPTNSTSRAFIDLILKNSEDDSKNWPHRYEFRLRIALGPTGDLMMTSRIRNTNKDGKSFTFTFAYHTYLYVTDISEVRIEGLETLDYLDNLKNRQRFTEQGDAITFESEVDKVYVSTPTKIAIIDHERKRIFEVRKDGLPDAVVWNPWDKKAKTISDLGDDEYKHMLCVQSACVEKAITLKPGEEWKGRQEISAVPSSYCSGQLDPRKVLFQY, from the exons ATGAGGAGAGAGATCAGAGAAGAGAGAGATATGTCACAAAAACCGGTTTACGTAAAACAGTCTATAGGCGTTAATGGCTTAGAGAAGATCATTCTTAAAGAAGTTCGTGGCTTCTCCGCTGAG GTGTATTTATACGGAGGACAGGTTACATCCTGGAAAAATGAACGTGGAGAAGAATTACTATTTGTTAGTAGTAAG GCTAATTTTAATCCTCCGAAATCAATACGCGGAGGCATTCCAATATGTTTTCCTCAA TTCTCAAATCTTGGTTCTCTTGACCATCATGGATTTGCAAGGAACAAGTTGTGGACCTTAGATCCTAATCCTCCTCCATTTCCAACAAACAGCACTAGTAGAGCTTTCATTGATTTGATTCTTAAAAACTCTGAAGACGATTCAAAGAATTGGCCTCATAG ATATGAGTTTCGCCTAAGGATAGCTTTGGGACCTACAGGAGATCTGATGATGACCTCCCGAATTCGAAATACAAATAAAGATGGAAAATCGTTTACCTTCACATTTGCCTATCATACATATCTCTATGTTACCGATATCAG TGAAGTTCGAATAGAAGGACTAGAGACATTGGATTATCTAGACAATTTGAAGAATAGGCAACGATTTACAGAACAAGGAGATGCTATAACATTCGAGTCTGAA GTGGACAAAGTGTACGTAAGCACTCCCACAAAAATTGCTATCATAGACCATGAAAGGAAGAGAATTTTTGAAGTGCGAAAAGACGGGCTTCCTGATGCTG TGGTATGGAATCCGTGGGACAAGAAAGCGAAAACCATATCTGATTTAGGGGATGACGAGTACAAACACATGTTATGTGTTCAATCTGCTTGTGTAGAAAAAGCAATCACTCTCAAACCTGGCGAAGAGTGGAAAGGAAGACAAGAAATATCCGCGGTTCCTTCAAGTTATTGTAGTGGTCAACTCGATCCTCGAAAAGTACTTTTCCAGTATTAG